A window of the Comamonas sp. Y33R10-2 genome harbors these coding sequences:
- the radA gene encoding DNA repair protein RadA → MAKEKTTFTCNACGGTSPRWLGKCPSCAAWNTLIETVAESASGGKNRLSQPQGYAGLANAQPVTPLSAIEAQDVARTPSGIEELDRVLGGGVVEGGVVLIGGDPGIGKSTLLLQALDALHRIGLPTLYVTGEESGAQVALRSRRLGLDNSQVNVLAEIQLEKILATLEATQPSVVVIDSIQTVYSDQLSSAPGSVAQVRECAAHLTRAAKTTGITIILVGHVTKDGALAGPRVLEHMVDTVLYFEGDTHSNFRLVRAIKNRFGAVNEIGVFAMTEKGLKGVTNPSAIFLSQHSEPVPGSCVMVTLEGTRPLLVEIQALVDQGGPQARRLSVGLDKDRLAMLLAVLNRHAGVACADQDVFVNAVGGVRINEPAADLAVMLAITSSLRGKSLPKGFIAFGEVGLAGEVRPAPRGQERLKEAAKLGFTVAVVPKANAPKKPIPGLTIHAVERVDEAMNIVRGIT, encoded by the coding sequence ATGGCCAAAGAGAAAACCACCTTCACCTGCAATGCTTGCGGCGGCACCAGCCCGCGCTGGTTGGGTAAATGCCCTAGCTGCGCAGCTTGGAACACGCTGATTGAAACCGTGGCCGAGTCCGCATCGGGCGGCAAGAACCGCCTGAGCCAGCCTCAGGGTTACGCAGGTCTGGCCAATGCCCAGCCGGTCACACCTCTATCAGCCATTGAGGCGCAAGACGTTGCCCGCACCCCCAGCGGTATTGAGGAGCTGGACCGTGTGCTGGGCGGCGGCGTGGTGGAGGGCGGCGTGGTGCTGATTGGTGGCGATCCGGGAATTGGTAAGTCCACACTTCTTTTACAGGCCTTGGATGCTTTACACCGCATTGGCCTGCCCACGCTGTATGTGACGGGCGAGGAAAGCGGCGCACAAGTAGCGCTGCGCTCACGCCGGCTGGGGCTGGATAACAGCCAGGTCAATGTGCTGGCTGAGATTCAGCTGGAAAAAATTCTGGCTACCTTGGAAGCAACTCAGCCTTCAGTGGTGGTCATTGACTCGATTCAAACCGTTTATTCCGATCAGCTTTCGTCTGCACCCGGCTCTGTGGCCCAGGTGCGTGAATGCGCGGCCCACCTGACGCGAGCGGCTAAAACCACGGGCATCACCATTATTTTGGTAGGCCACGTGACCAAGGATGGCGCGCTGGCAGGCCCCCGCGTGCTGGAGCACATGGTGGACACGGTGCTGTACTTTGAGGGCGATACACATAGCAACTTCCGTCTGGTGCGCGCCATCAAGAACCGTTTTGGGGCGGTGAACGAGATTGGCGTTTTTGCCATGACGGAAAAAGGCCTCAAAGGCGTAACCAACCCCAGCGCCATCTTTTTAAGCCAGCACAGCGAACCCGTGCCAGGCAGCTGCGTGATGGTGACGCTGGAAGGCACACGCCCATTGCTGGTAGAGATTCAAGCGCTGGTAGACCAAGGCGGCCCGCAGGCGCGCAGGCTGTCTGTGGGTTTAGACAAGGATCGCCTTGCCATGCTGCTGGCCGTGCTCAACCGCCATGCGGGCGTGGCCTGCGCTGATCAAGATGTGTTCGTCAACGCTGTGGGCGGTGTACGCATCAATGAACCGGCGGCTGACTTGGCAGTGATGTTGGCGATCACTTCCAGTTTGCGCGGCAAATCGCTGCCTAAAGGATTTATCGCATTTGGCGAGGTCGGGTTGGCAGGCGAAGTGCGCCCCGCACCCCGCGGACAAGAACGTTTGAAGGAAGCAGCCAAGCTAGGATTCACCGTCGCCGTTGTCCCCAAAGCCAATGCACCTAAGAAGCCTATCCCCGGCCTGACCATCCATGCCGTGGAACGCGTCGATGAAGCGATGAACATCGTTCGAGGTATTACTTGA